Proteins from one Acidiphilium multivorum AIU301 genomic window:
- a CDS encoding sensor histidine kinase — translation MRRPIATIAAWLGGPPAAVLVALMLAGAIPAWEGAGWLAGCAVWSVAAGVVLARDLRRFSEALAASAPAELRLITPGLTNLAQRIIHTIAAERQSREAVTADANYSHSLLNRLPDALFQLDGPPGARRIVWRNPAAVRAYGAEESALLRHPQLRAALAEVELAEQPVRATISLATPVPRDLDATVIRSGDTGRAAPIYILLADRTRERELNRMRADFVANASHELRTPLTSLIGFIETLRGPALGDAEALPRFLAIMAEQAERMQRIIADLLSLSRIEMTEHQPPAEQIEIGPVLRQVAGFMEPVLEKASATLTLDIAADLPALPGDSGQLTLVFGNLIDNAVKYSALKHGAAGGTVVMTAHATPDADFNQPGVLVSVVDDGPGIAREHLPRLTERFYRADKGRARAVGGTGLGLAIVKHVVMRHRGRLLIDSVEGEGTTCRVWLPAATLAAVPARRSA, via the coding sequence ATGCGGCGTCCGATCGCCACGATCGCGGCCTGGCTCGGCGGCCCGCCCGCGGCGGTACTCGTCGCGCTGATGCTGGCCGGCGCGATTCCCGCCTGGGAAGGTGCCGGCTGGCTCGCCGGCTGCGCCGTCTGGTCGGTCGCCGCCGGCGTCGTGCTCGCGCGCGACCTGCGGCGCTTCAGCGAGGCGCTCGCCGCCTCGGCTCCCGCCGAACTCCGGCTGATCACGCCCGGGCTCACCAATCTCGCCCAACGCATCATCCACACGATCGCGGCCGAGCGCCAGTCCCGCGAGGCCGTCACCGCCGATGCGAATTACAGCCATTCGCTGCTCAACCGCCTGCCCGACGCGCTGTTCCAGCTCGACGGCCCGCCCGGCGCGCGGCGAATCGTCTGGCGGAATCCCGCGGCGGTCCGCGCCTATGGCGCCGAGGAATCCGCCCTGCTCCGCCATCCGCAGCTCCGCGCCGCGCTGGCGGAGGTCGAGCTGGCCGAGCAGCCGGTGCGCGCGACCATCTCGCTCGCAACACCGGTGCCGCGCGACCTCGACGCGACCGTCATACGCAGCGGCGATACCGGCCGCGCCGCGCCGATCTACATCCTGCTGGCCGACCGCACGCGCGAGCGCGAGCTGAACCGGATGCGGGCCGATTTCGTGGCCAATGCGAGCCACGAGCTGCGCACGCCGCTGACCAGCCTGATCGGCTTCATCGAAACCCTGCGCGGCCCCGCCCTGGGCGATGCCGAGGCCCTGCCGCGCTTCCTCGCCATCATGGCCGAACAGGCGGAGCGGATGCAGCGGATCATCGCCGACCTGCTCAGCCTGTCGCGAATCGAGATGACCGAGCACCAGCCCCCCGCCGAACAGATCGAGATCGGGCCGGTGCTGCGCCAGGTCGCCGGCTTCATGGAGCCGGTTCTCGAAAAGGCGTCCGCCACCCTGACGCTCGACATCGCCGCCGACCTGCCCGCCCTGCCCGGCGATTCCGGCCAGCTCACCCTGGTCTTCGGCAACCTGATCGACAATGCCGTCAAATACAGCGCGCTCAAGCACGGCGCCGCCGGCGGAACCGTGGTGATGACGGCGCACGCGACGCCGGATGCCGATTTCAACCAGCCCGGCGTCCTCGTATCGGTCGTTGACGACGGGCCGGGCATCGCCCGCGAGCATCTGCCGCGCCTGACCGAGCGCTTCTACCGGGCGGACAAGGGCCGCGCCCGCGCGGTGGGCGGCACCGGGCTCGGCCTTGCCATCGTCAAGCATGTCGTGATGCGCCATCGCGGCCGCCTGCTGATCGACAGTGTCGAGGGCGAGGGCACGACCTGCCGCGTCTGGCTGCCGGCAGCCACGCTGGCCGCGGTCCCGGCGCGCCGCTCGGCCTGA
- a CDS encoding cation diffusion facilitator family transporter — MRVPFRLAAGSVVVGFVSLGLKAAAWRVSHSAALYSDALESLVNVFAAVMVMIALKAAAKPADSEHPYGHAKAELLSAVAEGGMIIFAAVLILERAASTILAPRLPVAPELGLGLNAAGGVVNALWALALGRSGATRKFPALAADQAHLIADAITTLGIIGGLSLAILANLPVLDPLIAIAVAAQIAFMGGRTVLRALSALLDRAPPPEMVERIRHLVAIHAAGAIEAHDMRMREAGQSRFLEFHLVVPGGMTVAESHAICDRIEAALRREMAGVIITIHVEPDNKAKHEGIMVK, encoded by the coding sequence ATGCGCGTCCCGTTTCGCCTCGCCGCCGGCAGCGTCGTCGTCGGCTTCGTCTCGCTTGGCCTCAAGGCGGCCGCCTGGCGCGTGAGCCATTCCGCGGCACTCTATTCCGACGCCCTGGAATCGCTGGTGAACGTCTTCGCCGCCGTCATGGTCATGATCGCGCTCAAGGCCGCCGCCAAGCCCGCCGATTCCGAGCATCCCTACGGCCATGCCAAGGCCGAGCTGCTCAGCGCGGTCGCCGAGGGCGGGATGATCATCTTCGCCGCGGTACTGATCCTCGAGCGCGCCGCGAGCACCATCCTTGCCCCCCGCCTGCCCGTCGCACCGGAACTCGGTCTCGGCCTGAACGCGGCGGGCGGCGTGGTGAACGCGCTCTGGGCGCTCGCGCTCGGCCGTTCCGGCGCGACGCGGAAGTTCCCGGCGCTGGCCGCCGACCAGGCCCACCTGATCGCCGACGCCATCACCACCCTCGGCATCATCGGCGGGCTCTCGCTCGCCATTCTGGCCAACCTGCCGGTGCTCGATCCGCTCATCGCCATCGCCGTCGCCGCGCAGATCGCCTTCATGGGCGGGCGGACCGTGCTGCGCGCCCTCAGCGCCCTGCTCGACCGCGCGCCGCCGCCCGAAATGGTCGAGCGCATCCGCCATCTGGTCGCCATCCACGCCGCCGGCGCGATCGAGGCGCACGACATGCGCATGCGCGAGGCCGGCCAGTCGCGCTTCCTCGAATTCCACCTCGTCGTCCCCGGGGGCATGACGGTCGCCGAATCCCACGCCATATGCGACCGTATCGAGGCTGCCCTGCGGCGGGAGATGGCCGGCGTGATCATCACGATTCACGTCGAGCCGGACAACAAGGCCAAGCACGAGGGGATCATGGTGAAATGA
- the nadA gene encoding quinolinate synthase NadA gives MTLAAAPIPAPLAAHVPPAEWALMQEDIAAIRDLKQARDAIILAHNYQTPDIYHGVADIVGDSLALAREAMSARASVIVVAGVHFMAETAKLLNPDKTVLIPDSRAGCSLAESITAADVRSLRARHPGLPVIAYVNTSAAVKAEVDYCCTSANARKVVEHAARAAGTDAVIMLPDRFLAANTARETAIRIIAWDGACEVHERFTAADIAQVRRQHDGVAVLAHPECPEEVVAAADFAGSTAALADYIARHRPARAALITECSMADNIAAASPGTTFVKPCNLCPHMKRITLAGIRRALETMTEPVTIAPALAAPARAAVERMLAIP, from the coding sequence ATGACCCTCGCCGCCGCCCCCATTCCCGCGCCGCTCGCGGCGCATGTCCCGCCCGCCGAATGGGCGCTGATGCAGGAGGACATCGCGGCGATCCGCGACCTCAAGCAGGCGCGCGACGCGATCATCCTCGCCCACAACTACCAGACGCCCGACATCTATCACGGCGTCGCCGACATCGTGGGCGACAGCCTCGCCCTCGCCCGCGAGGCGATGTCGGCGCGCGCATCGGTGATCGTCGTCGCCGGCGTGCATTTCATGGCCGAGACGGCGAAGCTGCTGAACCCGGACAAGACGGTGCTGATCCCCGATTCCCGCGCCGGCTGCTCGCTCGCCGAAAGCATCACCGCCGCCGATGTCCGCAGCCTGCGCGCCCGCCATCCGGGCCTGCCGGTGATCGCCTATGTCAACACCTCCGCCGCGGTGAAGGCCGAGGTGGATTACTGCTGCACCTCCGCCAACGCCCGCAAGGTGGTCGAGCACGCCGCCCGCGCCGCAGGAACCGACGCGGTGATCATGCTGCCGGACCGCTTCCTCGCCGCCAACACCGCGCGCGAGACCGCCATCCGCATCATCGCCTGGGATGGCGCCTGCGAGGTGCACGAGCGCTTCACCGCCGCCGACATCGCGCAGGTGCGCCGGCAACATGACGGGGTCGCCGTCCTCGCCCATCCGGAATGCCCGGAGGAGGTGGTCGCCGCCGCCGATTTCGCCGGCTCCACCGCCGCCCTCGCCGACTACATCGCGCGCCACCGCCCCGCCCGCGCCGCGCTGATCACCGAATGCTCGATGGCCGACAACATCGCCGCCGCCAGCCCGGGAACCACCTTCGTCAAGCCCTGCAATCTCTGCCCGCACATGAAGCGCATCACCCTGGCCGGCATTCGCCGCGCGCTGGAAACCATGACCGAACCGGTGACGATCGCCCCCGCCCTCGCCGCCCCGGCCCGCGCGGCGGTCGAGCGGATGCTCGCGATACCTTGA
- a CDS encoding cob(I)yrinic acid a,c-diamide adenosyltransferase, whose product MVKLDTIVTRGGDRGETSLADGSRVAKSHRRIAVFGALDEANTAIGFLRVACAGLPAVDRVLAAIQNDLFDIGAELAAPPDPARPSRLTETYLARLDSAAADWNARLAPLTSFILPGGTEAAARAHLARTAARRAERELVALAAEAGVSDIPIPYLNRLSDVMFILARLLNDEGRADTLWRPGGA is encoded by the coding sequence ATGGTGAAACTGGACACGATCGTGACCCGCGGCGGCGATCGCGGCGAAACCTCGCTGGCCGACGGCTCCCGCGTCGCCAAGAGCCACAGGCGCATCGCGGTGTTCGGCGCGCTGGACGAGGCCAACACGGCGATCGGATTCCTGCGCGTGGCCTGCGCCGGACTGCCGGCGGTCGATCGCGTGCTCGCCGCCATCCAGAACGACCTGTTCGACATCGGCGCCGAACTCGCCGCCCCGCCCGACCCGGCCCGGCCGTCACGCCTGACCGAAACCTATCTCGCCCGGCTCGACTCGGCCGCCGCCGACTGGAACGCGCGGCTCGCCCCGCTCACCAGTTTCATCCTGCCCGGCGGCACCGAAGCCGCGGCGCGCGCGCATCTCGCCCGCACCGCGGCGCGGCGCGCCGAGCGCGAACTGGTCGCCCTCGCCGCCGAGGCGGGTGTTTCGGACATCCCGATCCCCTACCTCAACCGCCTGTCGGACGTGATGTTCATCCTCGCCCGCCTGCTGAACGACGAAGGCCGGGCCGACACGCTCTGGCGACCCGGCGGCGCCTGA
- the rsmI gene encoding 16S rRNA (cytidine(1402)-2'-O)-methyltransferase, protein MSGVTSETPSSSSDALSRRQPDLVLVSTPIGNLGDLSPRAVGALRDADMILCEDTRVTAPLLAQHGIVTKLQSFHDHNEESRTASLIAMMQDGRRLALVSDAGAPLIADPGYRLVRAAIEAGLAVSAVPGPNAALMALALSGLPPHPFLFNGFLPPRAAARRSALQRVVAAEHAGLSATLVFYEAPHRLAACLEDCLAVLGDRPAAVGRELTKRFEEVRRGGLAALAAHYAAHEARGEITLVIGPAPQTSASEEELDEALGEALARMTIRDAAAFVARELDLPRKQVYARALSLKAGSP, encoded by the coding sequence ATGTCCGGCGTGACATCCGAAACTCCTTCCTCATCATCCGACGCGCTCTCCCGCCGGCAACCCGATCTTGTGCTGGTTTCCACGCCAATCGGCAACCTCGGCGATCTGTCGCCGCGCGCGGTCGGGGCGCTGCGCGACGCCGACATGATATTGTGCGAGGATACAAGGGTTACAGCGCCCCTGCTGGCCCAGCACGGCATCGTCACGAAACTGCAGTCGTTCCATGATCATAACGAGGAATCGCGGACCGCGTCGCTGATCGCGATGATGCAGGACGGGCGGCGGCTGGCGCTGGTCAGCGATGCCGGCGCGCCGCTGATCGCCGATCCCGGATACCGTCTGGTGCGCGCCGCCATCGAGGCGGGGCTCGCGGTCAGCGCCGTGCCGGGGCCGAATGCCGCGCTCATGGCGCTGGCGCTGTCCGGCCTGCCGCCGCATCCCTTCCTGTTCAATGGCTTCCTGCCGCCGCGCGCGGCCGCTCGGCGCAGCGCGCTGCAGCGGGTGGTCGCCGCCGAGCATGCCGGACTGTCGGCGACGCTGGTCTTCTACGAGGCGCCTCACCGGCTGGCCGCCTGCCTTGAGGACTGTCTGGCCGTGCTTGGCGACCGCCCCGCCGCCGTGGGGCGGGAGCTGACGAAGCGATTCGAGGAGGTGCGGCGCGGCGGGCTCGCGGCGCTCGCGGCGCATTACGCGGCCCATGAGGCGCGCGGCGAGATCACGCTGGTGATCGGGCCGGCGCCGCAGACGAGCGCTTCGGAGGAGGAGCTGGACGAGGCGCTCGGCGAGGCCCTCGCGCGGATGACGATCAGGGATGCCGCGGCCTTCGTGGCGCGGGAACTCGACCTGCCGCGCAAGCAGGTCTATGCGCGCGCGCTCAGCCTGAAGGCGGGCTCACCGTGA
- a CDS encoding penicillin-binding protein activator produces the protein MTSPPVSNVGGTAQGMTSPDLGQRHGPVALLVPLSGPYAGIGRSIEQSVKLAFSTHGAPRLDIENTGGTPSGAAAAAHAAINDGAGLILGPLTKGETQAVAPIAQAAGVNVLAFTNDNSIAQPGVWPMGISPDQQVSRVVSYAIESGRTRTAAILPEGQFGRLMAAALRQTAARLGTPPPRIGYYSASFASLNATTRSISQFDSRGAGLMARIRAARDQDNAAGRRLADKLRTEPVPPPPFDALLLGATGEDLAELQTFLPYYEAGPPQVQLLGPALWASKAKAMATHDALRGALYAAPDPAAGLPFEQKFEATYGGGKPPSIDKVAFDAAAIAVLAAHEGGYTTAVLTNPTGFAGTDGVMRLLPDGHVERGLAVFRVEPGGPKIVSPAPQTLPSPASPPNA, from the coding sequence GTGACGTCCCCCCCGGTCTCGAACGTCGGGGGGACGGCCCAGGGCATGACCAGCCCCGATCTGGGCCAGCGGCACGGCCCCGTGGCGCTTCTGGTGCCGCTCAGCGGGCCCTATGCCGGGATCGGCCGGTCGATCGAGCAATCCGTCAAGCTCGCCTTTTCCACCCATGGCGCGCCGCGACTCGACATCGAGAACACCGGCGGCACGCCCTCGGGCGCCGCCGCCGCCGCGCATGCCGCGATCAATGATGGCGCCGGCCTCATCCTCGGCCCGCTCACCAAGGGCGAGACCCAGGCCGTTGCGCCGATCGCCCAGGCCGCGGGCGTCAATGTCCTGGCCTTCACCAACGACAACAGCATCGCGCAACCCGGCGTCTGGCCGATGGGCATCTCGCCGGACCAGCAGGTCAGCCGGGTCGTGTCCTACGCGATCGAGAGCGGGCGCACCCGCACGGCCGCGATCCTGCCGGAAGGCCAGTTCGGCCGGCTCATGGCCGCCGCCCTGCGCCAGACCGCGGCGCGTCTCGGCACGCCGCCACCGCGCATCGGCTATTACTCCGCCTCCTTTGCCAGCCTGAACGCGACGACCCGCAGCATCTCGCAATTCGACAGCCGCGGCGCCGGACTGATGGCCCGGATCCGCGCCGCCCGCGACCAGGACAATGCGGCCGGCCGGCGCCTCGCCGACAAGCTGCGCACCGAGCCGGTGCCGCCGCCCCCCTTCGATGCGCTCCTGCTCGGCGCGACCGGCGAGGATCTGGCCGAACTGCAGACCTTCCTGCCCTATTACGAGGCCGGCCCGCCGCAGGTGCAGCTGCTCGGCCCGGCGCTCTGGGCCAGCAAGGCGAAGGCGATGGCCACGCACGATGCGCTGCGCGGCGCGCTCTATGCCGCGCCCGATCCCGCCGCCGGCCTTCCCTTCGAACAGAAATTCGAGGCGACCTATGGCGGCGGCAAGCCGCCCTCGATCGACAAGGTCGCGTTCGACGCCGCGGCGATCGCGGTGCTGGCCGCGCATGAGGGCGGCTATACCACCGCGGTCCTCACCAACCCGACCGGCTTCGCCGGCACCGACGGCGTGATGCGGCTGCTGCCGGACGGACATGTGGAGCGCGGCCTCGCGGTGTTCCGCGTCGAACCCGGCGGACCGAAGATCGTCTCGCCGGCGCCGCAGACGCTGCCCTCGCCGGCATCGCCGCCGAACGCCTGA
- a CDS encoding NUDIX hydrolase → MSGAADPIHAELIAVVVAVTDATPRVLTLLDGSALPAGPLESAHRSLQAGLRDRVERQTGHPLGHVEQLYTFADAGRSRAGRSISISYLALSSETRARLGGQVSWQDWYRYFPWEDRRTANDALARIEPGLRSWAGTEPTRRARIARCFGLDGAPWQEDLALDRYELLYEAGLVREAARDGRPAHGDFAPGATLAADHRRILATAISRLRARLRARPAVFELMPERFSLLDLQRCIEAIGGQPLHKQNFRRLIESQNLLEETGDFANGPGRPAKLFRFRSAIRDERAMTGSRPPLSRP, encoded by the coding sequence GTGAGCGGCGCCGCCGACCCGATCCATGCCGAACTGATCGCCGTCGTCGTCGCCGTCACCGACGCAACCCCCCGCGTCCTCACCCTGCTCGATGGCAGCGCCCTGCCCGCCGGCCCGCTCGAATCGGCCCATCGCTCGCTGCAGGCCGGGCTGCGCGACCGGGTGGAACGCCAGACCGGGCATCCGCTCGGCCATGTGGAGCAACTCTACACCTTCGCCGACGCCGGCCGCAGCCGCGCCGGGCGCAGCATCTCGATCTCCTACCTCGCCCTGAGCAGCGAGACGCGGGCGCGGCTCGGCGGCCAGGTCTCCTGGCAGGACTGGTACCGCTATTTTCCCTGGGAAGACCGCCGCACCGCGAACGACGCCCTGGCACGGATCGAACCCGGCCTGCGAAGCTGGGCGGGCACGGAGCCGACGCGGCGCGCCCGCATCGCCCGCTGCTTCGGGCTCGACGGCGCGCCCTGGCAGGAGGATCTGGCGCTCGACCGCTACGAACTCCTCTACGAGGCCGGGCTGGTGCGCGAGGCCGCGCGCGACGGCCGGCCGGCGCATGGCGACTTCGCCCCGGGCGCGACGCTCGCCGCCGACCACCGGCGCATCCTCGCCACCGCGATCAGCCGGCTGCGCGCCCGGCTGCGCGCCCGGCCCGCCGTTTTCGAGTTGATGCCGGAGCGGTTTTCCCTGCTCGATCTGCAACGCTGCATTGAAGCCATCGGCGGCCAGCCCCTGCACAAGCAGAATTTCCGGCGCCTCATCGAAAGCCAGAACCTGCTGGAAGAAACCGGAGACTTCGCGAATGGCCCGGGCCGCCCGGCCAAGCTGTTCCGCTTCCGCAGCGCCATCCGCGACGAACGGGCCATGACCGGCAGCCGCCCGCCGCTCTCCAGACCTTGA
- the dapE gene encoding succinyl-diaminopimelate desuccinylase, with product MTEADPVPLARDLLRSRSVTPEDDGAQTVLARALDALGFSIEWLRFGEVSNLVARRGSGSPHFGFAGHTDVVPPGEGWRHDPFAAVIEDGLLFGRGAVDMKGAIAAFVAALAARPANHAGTISLLITGDEEGDAVDGTRRILDHLAASGALPEFCLVGEPTCRARLGDTIKIGRRGSISAHVTVRGVQGHVAYPHLADNPLHRLIPALEALRATTLDEGTAWFEPSSLQITSVDTGNKAGNVIPASASARLNIRFNDRHTGPDLAAWIRDTVARHAPGAACDIGISGEAFLTEPGPVTTLFSEAVAAVTGITPKLDTGGGTSDARFIAAHCPVAEFGLVGTSMHRVDEAVPVSELRALAEIYGRILDRVFR from the coding sequence GTGACCGAGGCCGATCCCGTTCCCCTCGCGCGGGACCTGCTGCGCAGCCGCTCGGTCACCCCCGAGGACGATGGCGCCCAGACCGTTCTCGCGAGGGCGCTGGACGCCCTGGGATTCTCGATCGAATGGCTGCGCTTCGGCGAGGTGAGCAACCTCGTCGCACGCCGCGGCTCAGGCAGCCCGCATTTCGGCTTTGCCGGCCATACCGACGTCGTGCCGCCGGGCGAGGGGTGGCGCCACGACCCCTTCGCGGCCGTCATCGAGGACGGCCTGCTGTTCGGACGCGGCGCGGTCGACATGAAGGGCGCCATCGCCGCCTTCGTCGCCGCCCTCGCCGCCCGCCCGGCAAATCATGCAGGCACGATCTCGCTCCTCATCACCGGCGATGAGGAAGGCGATGCCGTGGACGGCACCCGGCGCATTCTCGACCATCTCGCCGCCTCCGGTGCCCTGCCGGAATTCTGCCTGGTCGGCGAGCCGACCTGCCGCGCCCGGCTCGGCGACACGATCAAGATCGGCCGGCGCGGCTCGATTTCGGCGCATGTGACGGTTCGCGGCGTGCAAGGCCATGTCGCCTACCCCCATCTGGCCGACAATCCGCTCCATCGCCTGATTCCGGCACTCGAAGCCCTGCGCGCCACGACGCTTGACGAGGGAACCGCGTGGTTCGAGCCCTCATCGCTGCAGATCACCAGCGTCGATACCGGAAACAAGGCCGGCAACGTGATCCCGGCGAGCGCCTCGGCCCGGCTGAACATCCGTTTCAACGACCGCCACACCGGCCCCGATCTCGCCGCCTGGATCCGCGATACCGTGGCCCGCCACGCCCCCGGCGCCGCCTGCGACATCGGCATCAGCGGCGAGGCCTTCCTGACCGAACCCGGCCCCGTGACCACGCTGTTCAGCGAGGCGGTGGCGGCGGTGACCGGCATCACGCCGAAGCTCGACACCGGCGGCGGCACGTCGGATGCCCGCTTCATCGCCGCGCACTGCCCCGTCGCCGAATTCGGCCTGGTCGGCACCTCGATGCACCGGGTGGACGAGGCCGTGCCGGTGAGCGAGCTGCGCGCGCTGGCCGAAATCTACGGCCGGATCCTGGACCGCGTGTTCCGATGA
- a CDS encoding SDR family NAD(P)-dependent oxidoreductase: MTDAFRGRRALVTGASSGIGADLARQLAQRGADLVLTARRQDRLDSLAAECRLFGVTAETAAADLADEAGRLALAERFPTIDILVNNAGLGVFGAFAEAEWARTEAMLAVNITALTHLTRLFATPMAARGWGRIMMVASTAAFQPVPLYAAYAATKSYVLSLGESLNVELSGRGVRTTVLCPGVTETEFFDAAGQTRSAFTRRSAMTSAEVARIGIAALLAGRSSVVAGRSNAAMAFGTRFAPRGLAARLAFRMMKP, from the coding sequence ATGACCGACGCTTTCCGTGGCCGCCGCGCCCTCGTCACCGGGGCTTCCAGCGGCATCGGCGCCGATCTTGCCCGCCAGCTCGCCCAGCGCGGCGCCGACCTCGTGCTCACCGCGCGGCGGCAGGACCGGCTCGATTCGCTGGCCGCCGAATGCCGCCTGTTCGGCGTCACCGCCGAAACCGCCGCCGCCGACCTCGCCGACGAGGCCGGCCGCCTCGCCCTGGCCGAGCGTTTCCCCACCATCGACATTCTGGTGAACAATGCCGGGCTCGGCGTCTTCGGCGCCTTCGCCGAAGCCGAATGGGCGCGGACCGAGGCGATGCTAGCGGTCAACATCACCGCCCTGACCCATCTCACCCGGCTGTTCGCCACTCCCATGGCCGCGCGTGGCTGGGGCCGGATCATGATGGTCGCCTCCACCGCCGCCTTCCAGCCGGTGCCGCTCTACGCCGCCTATGCCGCGACCAAATCCTATGTCCTCTCGCTCGGCGAATCGCTGAATGTCGAGTTGTCCGGGCGCGGCGTGCGCACCACGGTGCTCTGCCCCGGCGTCACCGAAACCGAGTTCTTCGACGCCGCCGGCCAGACCCGCTCCGCCTTCACCAGGCGCAGCGCGATGACCAGCGCCGAGGTCGCGCGGATCGGCATCGCGGCGCTGCTCGCCGGGCGCTCCAGCGTCGTCGCCGGGCGGAGCAACGCGGCGATGGCCTTCGGCACCCGCTTCGCGCCCCGCGGCCTCGCCGCCCGCCTCGCCTTCCGGATGATGAAGCCGTGA